In Helianthus annuus cultivar XRQ/B chromosome 8, HanXRQr2.0-SUNRISE, whole genome shotgun sequence, a single genomic region encodes these proteins:
- the LOC110871672 gene encoding cysteine-rich receptor-like protein kinase 2, with product MEKSAHTISVLIALIIVLQGVARTVGEPRSQIVKTECDQQREHNQTLFVPNFINVMGRIGNQMRTSLNGTAVVGTGPDSNYGLAQCYGDLTSQDCVICYSEARTVLPSCFPNNGGRIYLDGCFMRVQNYSFYHEYTGPNDTYVCGNTTRKNTLFQDTVKQAVLNAVTDATRSSDYFARVPLLTASRNESVYVLAQCWRTLSPSACRACLENASETITKCIPWSEGRVLNTGCFMRYSDTDFFNPIPAASNSSNKGKIIAIVVSVVSALVVLTVALIVVLYIRKHRYIQKKRKGSYDVKKLSKMLNDSSLNFKYLTVEKATGNWDESNKLGQGGFGTVYKGVLQDGREIAVKRLYFNNKFRAADFYNEVNMISSVEHKNLVRLLGCSCSGPESILVYEYLPNMSLDRYIFDATKGKALNWEKRFEIIIGTAEGLVYLHENTRCRIIHRDIKASNILLDLRFRAKIADFGLARSFQDDKSHISTAIAGTLGYMAPEYLAHGQLTEKADVYSFGVLILEVVTGMENNKSKTTEYTDSLVAIAWNHFQQNKVEEIFDPNLMMHIYPNINYQKEAIKVVQVGLLCTQEAPDLRPSMSTVLKMLAKDDEPLPLPANPPFIDEKTMELNNIPQKSQHYSYSDSSSSVATVDNSHFFPR from the exons ATGGAGAAATCAGCACATACAATTTCAGTTCTCATTGCTTTAATCATAGTTCTACAAGGAGTAGCAAGAACAGTAGGTGAACCCCGATCGCAAATAGTAAAAACGGAATGTGATCAACAAAGAGAGCACAATCAAACACTTTTCGTCCCAAACTTCATTAACGTGATGGGACGAATTGGCAACCAAATGCGAACTTCACTTAACGGAACAGCAGTCGTGGGAACTGGACCCGACAGTAACTACGGACTTGCCCAATGTTACGGTGATCTCACTTCACAAGATTGCGTCATATGCTATTCGGAAGCCCGTACTGTTCTTCCCAGCTGCTTTCCAAACAACGGTGGTCGAATTTACCTCGACGGTTGTTTTATGCGAGTACAGAATTACAGCTTTTACCATGAGTATACCGGGCCTAACGACACGTATGTTTGTGGGAATACAACTAGAAAGAATACATTGTTTCAAGATACGGTAAAACAGGCTGTGTTAAACGCTGTAACGGATGCAACAAGAAGTAGTGATTACTTTGCGAGGGTTCCGTTGCTGACAGCTAGTCGAAATGAGTCAGTGTATGTGCTGGCACAATGCTGGAGGACGTTGAGTCCGAGTGCTTGTAGGGCGTGTTTGGAGAACGCGTCTGAGACAATAACGAAATGCATACCATGGTCCGAGGGCCGTGTGTTGAACACGGGGTGTTTTATGAGGTATTCGGATACTGATTTTTTCAATCCTATACCAGCCGCAAGCAACTCTAGCAATAAAG GGAAGATAATAGCTATTGTTGTTTCTGTCGTTAGCGCTTTGGTGGTGTTAACCGTTGCATTGATAGTTGTTTTGTATATCCGGAAACATAGATATATACAGAAGAAGAGAAAAG GGTCTTATGATGTCAAGAAACTGTCGAAGATGCTTAACGATAGTAGCTTAAACTTCAAATACCTTACTGTTGAGAAAGCCACAGGAAATTGGGACGAGTCGAATAAGCTCGGACAAGGAGGATTTGGGACCGTCTACAAG GGGGTTCTTCAAGATGGAAGAGAGATTGCGGTGAAGAGACTTTATTTCAACAACAAATTCAGAGCGGCAGATTTTTATAACGAAGTTAACATGATTAGCAGTGTTGAACATAAAAACCTGGTTAGGTTGTTAGGATGCAGCTGTTCGGGACCTGAAAGCATTCTTGTATATGAATATCTACCCAACATGAGCCTCGACCGCTACATTTTTG ATGCAACAAAGGGGAAGGCGTTAAACTGGGAGAAGAGATTTGAGATTATAATTGGTACAGCAGAAGGCCTTGTTTACCTCCATGAGAACACCAGATGTCGGATAATTCACCGAGATATTAAAGCTTCTAATATCTTATTAGACTTGAGGTTTCGCGCTAAAATAGCTGATTTCGGGTTGGCTAGATCTTTTCAAGATGATAAGAGCCACATCAGCACCGCCATTGCGGGAACACT AGGATACATGGCTCCGGAGTACCTAGCCCATGGTCAGTTAACCGAAAAGGCTGATGTCTATAGCTTTGGCGTTCTGATTTTGGAGGTTGTCACTGGAATGGAAAACAACAAAAGCAAAACCACAGAATATACCGACAGCTTAGTTGCTATC GCGTGGAATCATTTCCAGCAAAATAAGGTGGAGGAAATATTTGACCCGAACCTAATGATGCATATATATCCGAACATCAATTACCAGAAAGAAGCTATAAAAGTGGTACAAGTAGGACTTCTTTGCACTCAAGAAGCTCCAGATTTACGACCATCTATGTCAACTGTACTCAAAATGCTAGCAAAAGACGACGAACCTTTACCCCTCCCGGCTAATCCGCCTTTTATAGATGAGAAAACTATGGAGCTCAATAACATCCCACAAAAATCGCAACATTACTCTTACAGTGATAGTTCTAGTTCCGTTGCTACTGTCGACAATAGCCATTTCTTCCCGCGTTGA